In Aquimarina spinulae, a single window of DNA contains:
- a CDS encoding trypsin-like peptidase domain-containing protein translates to MEIKPDGNQSKNSSQIVTETISEKGAIWLRLFLKDVNLGNKSTLTITSALDGATQTLTSKTIKEWKNSTAYFNGDKITLKLTVAPGEAAIGFTIHEVGVGENDPGSKSQCGSTDDRVDSTDNAIGRIVPIGCTGWIITNGKLVTAGHCVGTRAELIEFNVPKSNPDRTIVHPGPEDQYPIGNFVTNFVRGRPETDWAVFTASANSQTGQTPIQAQGKSFNVVQSAPGNNITITGFGTDTGIDNQTQQTHTGPLSSVDNTFVRYRTDTTGGNSGSPIIDAATGNAVGVHAYGGCSGSGGSNFGERATIPDFWDAMGLDGNPPTDECTGDITSFPYSESFEGNIGAWKQVGGDDLDWTVNSNGTPSSGTGPSSAVDGSSYIYVEASGNGTGFPSKRAILNSPCLNFTSLTTPKLSFQYHMIGSAVGTLTVEARTNNTGSWSSVFTKTGAQGTDWNAADIDLSTYAGNASVQLRLNVVTGSSWQGDITIDALNISNGTVTPPVCTALDFNDFTITAFSNQDTAGNSSIQNGGAALSLQNNTWKYIAMNYTVTANTVIEFDFSSTSEGEIHGVGFENDNTLTSTRYFKVHGTQNYGVTNFDDYSSGTKKYVIPVGNFYTGSMDRLVFINDNDAGSGNTSIFSNVKIYEGSCGRSATSESLIAQLESVSPILGDENEGDLAGLSIRPNPAKDVFSLHLSQYIKGNVTATIYTILGSKKARISIQPGINTISARNLSLGRGIYLIKFDSSTGESATKKLIVN, encoded by the coding sequence ATGGAGATAAAACCTGATGGCAATCAAAGTAAAAATAGTTCACAAATTGTTACAGAAACCATATCAGAAAAAGGAGCTATATGGTTGCGTTTATTTCTTAAAGATGTAAACCTTGGAAATAAGAGTACACTAACCATTACATCTGCATTAGACGGAGCTACCCAAACATTAACATCAAAGACCATTAAAGAGTGGAAGAATAGCACAGCTTATTTTAATGGCGATAAAATAACACTAAAGCTAACCGTAGCACCAGGAGAAGCGGCTATTGGTTTTACTATTCATGAAGTAGGGGTTGGTGAAAATGATCCGGGATCAAAATCCCAATGTGGCTCGACTGATGATAGAGTTGATTCTACCGATAATGCGATCGGACGAATAGTACCTATCGGTTGTACGGGTTGGATTATTACTAATGGTAAATTAGTTACTGCCGGGCATTGCGTAGGAACCAGAGCGGAACTTATAGAATTTAATGTACCTAAATCTAATCCGGATCGTACCATTGTACATCCTGGACCAGAAGATCAGTACCCAATAGGTAATTTTGTAACTAACTTTGTAAGGGGGAGACCCGAGACTGATTGGGCTGTATTTACTGCAAGTGCTAATTCGCAAACAGGTCAAACACCTATACAGGCACAGGGTAAATCATTTAATGTAGTGCAAAGTGCTCCTGGAAATAATATAACCATAACAGGATTTGGTACAGATACTGGTATTGATAATCAAACTCAGCAAACGCATACAGGACCTTTATCATCTGTTGATAATACGTTTGTGAGGTATAGAACAGATACGACAGGAGGAAATTCTGGAAGTCCGATAATAGATGCTGCAACAGGAAATGCAGTTGGGGTTCATGCCTATGGTGGATGCTCGGGGTCTGGAGGCTCTAACTTTGGAGAAAGAGCAACCATACCCGATTTTTGGGATGCTATGGGACTTGATGGAAATCCACCAACCGATGAATGTACAGGTGATATTACTTCTTTCCCTTATAGTGAAAGTTTTGAAGGTAATATAGGAGCTTGGAAACAAGTCGGTGGAGATGATTTAGACTGGACCGTAAATTCTAATGGTACCCCTTCTAGTGGTACCGGACCAAGTAGCGCTGTAGATGGTAGTTCATATATATATGTAGAAGCATCTGGAAACGGAACAGGATTCCCTTCTAAAAGAGCGATCTTAAATTCACCTTGTTTAAATTTTACAAGCCTTACAACTCCTAAACTAAGTTTTCAATACCATATGATAGGTAGTGCAGTGGGAACATTAACTGTAGAAGCCAGAACAAATAATACAGGAAGCTGGTCAAGTGTGTTTACCAAAACAGGAGCACAGGGAACAGATTGGAATGCGGCCGATATAGACCTCTCTACATATGCCGGTAATGCAAGTGTGCAGTTAAGGTTAAATGTTGTGACAGGAAGCAGTTGGCAAGGAGATATTACTATCGATGCTCTAAATATATCTAATGGTACGGTAACACCTCCTGTGTGTACAGCTTTAGATTTTAATGATTTTACAATCACAGCATTCTCTAATCAGGATACTGCAGGTAATTCCTCAATCCAAAACGGGGGAGCTGCACTTTCTTTACAAAATAATACATGGAAATATATTGCCATGAATTATACAGTAACTGCTAATACAGTAATAGAATTTGATTTTAGCAGTACTTCTGAAGGAGAAATTCACGGAGTTGGTTTTGAAAATGATAATACACTAACCTCTACCAGGTATTTTAAAGTTCATGGTACTCAAAATTATGGAGTAACTAACTTTGATGATTATTCTAGCGGTACAAAAAAGTATGTCATTCCGGTAGGGAATTTCTATACTGGTAGTATGGATAGACTGGTTTTTATAAATGATAATGATGCAGGTAGTGGTAATACCTCTATTTTTAGTAATGTGAAAATATACGAAGGTTCTTGTGGGCGATCAGCAACTTCAGAAAGTTTAATAGCTCAGTTAGAATCAGTTTCACCAATTCTTGGAGATGAGAATGAAGGTGATCTTGCAGGATTAAGTATCAGGCCAAACCCTGCAAAAGATGTTTTTTCATTACATTTAAGTCAATATATAAAAGGAAATGTAACTGCAACCATTTATACGATTCTGGGGAGTAAAAAAGCTCGAATAAGTATACAACCAGGTATCAATACAATTTCGGCCCGAAACCTATCATTGGGTAGAGGGATTTATCTAATTAAATTTGATAGTAGTACCGGGGAATCTGCTACCAAGAAACTAATCGTGAATTAA
- the mnmE gene encoding tRNA uridine-5-carboxymethylaminomethyl(34) synthesis GTPase MnmE produces MIAQDTIVALATPSGAGAIAVIRVSGKEAITICSPLFRSVSGKELSAQKSHTIHLGHIVDEHRMLDEVLISIFKGSNSYTGEPTIEISCHGSVYIQQEIIQLLLRKGCRMANAGEFTLRAFINGKLDLSQAEAVADLIASDSEASHQIAMQQMRGGFSNEIQKLRDELLNFASLIELELDFAEEDVEFADRTQFKDLIARITNVLKRLIDSFAVGNVIKNGIPVAIVGEPNVGKSTLLNALLNEERAIVSDIAGTTRDTIEDEINIGGIGFRFIDTAGIRETKDVVESIGIQKTFEKIEQAQVVIYLVDSSLLTVDRIQELKTEIGKIKNKYPQKPLIIVANKVDKLDDGQISTLTSEIENIHLLSAKQNTGVETLQAKLLEFVNTGALRNNETIVTNSRHYDALLKALEEIQKVQYGLDTGLSGDLMAIDIRQALYHFGEITGEITSDDLLGNIFANFCIGK; encoded by the coding sequence ATGATCGCACAAGATACCATAGTAGCATTAGCAACCCCCTCAGGAGCGGGGGCTATAGCGGTCATTCGCGTCTCTGGAAAAGAAGCTATTACGATCTGTTCCCCTTTATTTAGATCTGTGAGCGGAAAAGAGTTAAGTGCTCAAAAAAGTCATACTATACACCTGGGACATATTGTTGATGAACATAGAATGCTTGATGAAGTTTTGATCTCTATTTTTAAAGGCTCTAATTCGTATACCGGAGAACCCACTATAGAGATTTCTTGTCACGGCTCTGTATATATCCAACAAGAAATTATTCAATTATTACTACGGAAAGGATGTAGAATGGCTAATGCCGGAGAGTTTACACTACGTGCATTTATTAATGGAAAACTAGATCTTTCTCAAGCCGAAGCTGTAGCTGATCTTATTGCGTCTGATTCTGAGGCTTCTCATCAAATCGCAATGCAACAAATGCGAGGTGGTTTTTCTAATGAGATTCAAAAACTGAGAGATGAACTCCTTAATTTTGCTTCCTTAATAGAATTAGAGTTAGATTTTGCCGAAGAAGATGTAGAATTTGCAGATCGCACGCAGTTTAAAGATCTAATTGCCAGAATTACAAACGTATTAAAACGTCTTATTGATTCTTTTGCAGTGGGTAATGTTATCAAAAACGGGATTCCTGTAGCTATTGTCGGGGAGCCTAATGTTGGAAAATCTACGTTGCTTAATGCATTACTAAACGAAGAAAGAGCTATCGTGTCTGATATTGCAGGAACGACTCGTGATACTATAGAAGATGAAATTAATATTGGTGGAATCGGTTTTAGATTTATAGACACTGCCGGGATACGAGAAACCAAAGATGTAGTAGAAAGTATCGGTATCCAAAAGACATTTGAAAAAATTGAACAAGCACAGGTAGTTATTTATTTAGTTGATAGTTCTCTACTAACTGTTGATCGCATTCAAGAATTAAAAACAGAAATAGGAAAGATAAAAAACAAGTACCCGCAAAAACCACTAATTATTGTTGCTAATAAAGTAGACAAACTTGATGATGGCCAAATTTCAACTCTGACATCCGAAATTGAAAATATCCATCTGCTTTCTGCAAAACAAAATACTGGTGTTGAAACATTGCAAGCTAAACTTCTTGAGTTTGTAAACACTGGTGCTTTACGCAATAATGAGACTATTGTTACCAACTCTCGTCACTATGATGCTTTATTAAAAGCTTTAGAAGAAATACAAAAAGTACAATATGGATTAGATACCGGGCTTTCTGGAGATCTAATGGCTATAGATATTCGTCAGGCATTATATCATTTTGGAGAAATTACAGGAGAAATTACCAGTGATGATTTACTCGGAAATATCTTTGCTAATTTCTGTATCGGTAAATAG
- a CDS encoding helix-turn-helix domain-containing protein has protein sequence MIVKLLIAIISGIGLGISLFFGIYLLRLKKVQSTILGILLIVLTLRITKSVFYNYIELPVFIKNLGLAANLAVGPLLYIYGRSLFIKTKIQLKSILFHFIPSSIYVIFCNSIPNEINSIFWKLSYSFILVHSFSYVIASLFISQKRQITVNKKVREWYILLVLALCLVWIVYALIFIKLIPIYSAGVVAFSILMFIILFLAFDRKGIFNNNYKEKYLNSNITEEDGKLQLNRIRKLIEEEHLYLDPNLKLASLSSRLNLSPRDISMVINKHANKNFSSFINEYRIKKAKELLSTSHPDPKILAIALDSGFNSLSSFNVAFKSFTKSTPSEYRLKSITRIVS, from the coding sequence ATGATAGTCAAATTATTAATAGCAATCATAAGTGGTATTGGACTTGGAATAAGTTTGTTCTTTGGAATTTATTTACTTAGACTTAAAAAAGTCCAGAGCACAATATTAGGAATATTACTTATTGTGCTAACTTTAAGGATTACCAAATCTGTTTTTTACAATTATATAGAGCTTCCTGTTTTTATTAAGAATCTAGGCTTGGCAGCCAATTTAGCAGTAGGCCCTTTACTATATATCTACGGACGTTCACTCTTCATAAAAACAAAGATTCAATTGAAGTCAATACTATTTCATTTTATCCCTAGTTCTATTTATGTAATTTTTTGCAATAGTATCCCTAATGAAATTAATAGTATTTTTTGGAAATTGAGTTATAGTTTCATCTTAGTACATTCATTTTCTTATGTAATAGCAAGTTTGTTTATCTCTCAGAAACGACAAATTACGGTTAACAAAAAAGTGAGAGAATGGTATATTCTATTGGTTTTAGCTCTTTGTCTAGTATGGATAGTTTATGCTTTAATATTTATTAAGTTAATTCCTATCTATTCTGCTGGTGTAGTTGCATTCTCAATTCTAATGTTTATCATCCTGTTTTTAGCTTTTGACAGAAAAGGAATATTTAATAATAACTATAAAGAAAAATATCTTAATTCTAATATTACTGAAGAAGATGGTAAATTGCAGCTAAACCGGATAAGAAAATTAATAGAGGAAGAACATCTTTATTTAGATCCTAATTTAAAATTAGCATCTTTATCTTCCAGACTTAATTTATCTCCTAGAGATATTTCTATGGTAATAAATAAACACGCCAACAAGAATTTTTCAAGTTTTATCAATGAATATAGAATAAAAAAGGCAAAGGAGCTCTTAAGTACCAGTCATCCGGATCCAAAAATTTTAGCTATTGCTTTAGATTCAGGTTTCAACAGCCTTTCATCTTTTAATGTAGCATTCAAGTCATTTACAAAATCTACACCATCTGAATATCGATTAAAAAGTATTACCCGAATAGTTTCCTAA
- a CDS encoding pyridoxal phosphate-dependent aminotransferase codes for MNTINRRQWLKNSLVTSAGLSLFPLNAFSENNGDYYRKDHNNNKSDIRRLLYNENHLGPSKSVENTIKQVIFRSNRYSTFYEYDAKALKQLIAKQEGLKPENVLLGHGSFEPLIWAATHFGSKGEQIIVPSPTFDVIGLFARKIGAKVTPVEVDSDFKMNLTEMESRISSKTSLLTLCNPNNPTGTIIETERLKSFCRLVSDKTTVLVDEAYIHFMNSWRNKSMAPLIAEGKNVLVTRTFSKIYGLAGLRIGFMLGPESLIAEMEKKFTLGFPGNMPNSLSVASAITSLKDDVFLETSKNNNIKIRNTFYNELEKLGFNYIRSEANFVYFDVKNFKAYKELMLKNKILLAGGWPTKSNWARVTMGSEDDISFLFDKMKGKKWL; via the coding sequence ATGAATACAATAAATAGAAGACAATGGTTAAAAAACTCTTTGGTAACATCTGCAGGTTTAAGCCTATTTCCTTTAAATGCTTTTTCTGAAAATAATGGAGATTATTATAGAAAAGATCACAATAATAACAAAAGTGATATAAGAAGATTATTATACAATGAAAATCATCTTGGTCCGAGCAAAAGTGTAGAAAATACAATTAAGCAAGTTATATTTCGTAGTAATCGATACTCAACTTTTTATGAATATGATGCAAAAGCCTTAAAACAATTGATAGCAAAGCAAGAGGGCTTGAAGCCCGAGAATGTGCTACTGGGACATGGATCTTTTGAACCTTTAATCTGGGCAGCAACTCATTTTGGAAGTAAAGGGGAACAAATAATTGTTCCCAGCCCAACATTTGATGTAATTGGACTTTTTGCCAGAAAGATTGGAGCAAAAGTCACACCAGTTGAAGTAGATTCTGATTTTAAAATGAATTTGACAGAAATGGAATCCAGAATTAGTTCTAAAACCAGTCTTTTAACTCTCTGCAATCCTAATAACCCAACAGGGACTATCATAGAAACCGAAAGATTAAAATCGTTTTGCAGGCTTGTATCTGATAAGACTACCGTACTTGTTGATGAAGCATATATTCATTTTATGAATTCCTGGCGAAACAAATCAATGGCACCTCTCATTGCAGAAGGAAAAAATGTTCTTGTTACTCGTACTTTCTCTAAGATTTACGGTTTAGCGGGGTTACGAATTGGTTTTATGTTAGGGCCAGAATCGCTTATAGCAGAAATGGAAAAAAAATTCACTTTAGGGTTTCCTGGCAATATGCCTAATTCACTTAGCGTTGCATCTGCGATTACTTCGCTAAAAGATGATGTATTCCTGGAAACATCAAAGAATAACAATATCAAAATACGAAACACATTTTACAATGAGCTTGAAAAACTTGGCTTCAATTACATTCGCAGTGAAGCTAACTTCGTATATTTTGATGTAAAAAACTTTAAAGCCTACAAAGAGCTTATGTTGAAAAATAAAATTTTACTTGCCGGGGGTTGGCCAACGAAATCGAATTGGGCACGAGTAACTATGGGCTCTGAGGATGACATAAGTTTCTTATTTGATAAAATGAAAGGAAAGAAATGGTTATAG
- a CDS encoding sensor histidine kinase — MIKKAKDEIIDEEQIRVQTHKILRKKSLCYKLYSESEIEQDYVINSIVKSILGKTNYYDIAWQVVVNIVNYLKSEDCVMYLIREDGKSMEQLAAFGDKVNDKKIINKLVIPIGTGIVGTVAKTGIPELIHDTSKDERYMQDIEFNYSEITVPVVLNGQVIGIIDSEHKEKNYYTYDNLLTLMNISRVIAKQLNNAVRLEKRIENEKIHKQLNHQLKSKNKNLEEYAHIVSHDLKSPLRNISTLIEWVKEDNIDKLDKTTLLNIQQIELSLEHMEKLINDVLKYSSIEENVVSKSMINMDRLLSNILKVISIPSNMTIKIGKMPETLYTDQTKIKQVFQNLITNAIKYNDKKAGTIIINHTDLGNKHQFTIADNGIGIDKKYFSKIFKTFQSLHKNHKSTGIGLSIVKKVVKVLKGEIWLESEIGKGTTFYFTISK, encoded by the coding sequence ATGATAAAAAAAGCTAAAGATGAAATCATTGATGAGGAGCAAATTCGAGTACAGACACATAAAATACTAAGGAAGAAATCGTTATGTTATAAACTCTATTCTGAAAGTGAAATAGAGCAGGATTATGTGATAAACAGTATAGTAAAATCAATTTTAGGTAAAACTAACTATTATGATATTGCGTGGCAAGTTGTTGTAAATATTGTTAACTATCTCAAAAGCGAAGATTGTGTGATGTACCTCATTAGAGAGGATGGTAAATCAATGGAGCAACTAGCAGCTTTTGGGGATAAAGTAAATGATAAAAAAATCATCAATAAACTCGTCATCCCAATCGGAACAGGTATTGTAGGAACGGTTGCTAAGACAGGAATTCCAGAACTGATTCATGATACTTCTAAAGATGAAAGATACATGCAAGACATAGAGTTTAACTACTCAGAAATAACCGTGCCTGTTGTGCTTAATGGGCAGGTAATTGGCATTATTGATTCTGAGCATAAAGAGAAAAACTATTACACCTACGACAACTTGCTAACGCTAATGAATATCTCTAGAGTAATCGCAAAACAATTAAATAATGCAGTAAGACTCGAGAAAAGAATTGAGAACGAGAAAATACATAAACAACTTAACCATCAATTAAAAAGTAAAAATAAAAATTTAGAAGAATATGCGCATATCGTTTCGCATGACTTAAAATCTCCTTTAAGAAACATATCAACTCTTATCGAGTGGGTAAAGGAAGATAATATTGACAAATTGGATAAAACGACATTGCTAAACATACAACAAATAGAATTGTCGTTAGAACATATGGAAAAACTTATAAATGATGTGCTAAAATACTCAAGTATCGAAGAAAATGTAGTTAGTAAAAGCATGATCAATATGGATAGACTATTAAGTAATATTCTTAAAGTAATAAGCATTCCTTCGAATATGACAATAAAAATAGGAAAGATGCCTGAAACACTTTATACCGACCAGACAAAAATTAAACAAGTATTTCAAAATTTAATTACTAATGCCATAAAGTATAACGATAAAAAAGCAGGTACTATAATAATTAATCATACGGACTTAGGAAATAAACATCAATTTACCATAGCCGATAACGGAATTGGTATTGATAAAAAGTATTTTAGTAAAATTTTTAAAACCTTTCAATCCCTACACAAAAACCATAAATCTACTGGTATCGGATTATCAATAGTAAAAAAGGTTGTTAAAGTGTTAAAAGGAGAAATTTGGTTAGAAAGCGAAATAGGAAAGGGCACTACATTCTATTTTACGATTAGTAAATAG
- a CDS encoding GTP-binding protein produces the protein MEVSNDIVLRPRFFQDLDMPSEKALEAFEKAGKTCQDFKVSRVDHHVFIRIPKEEQHFWSPQLHLEIYEVDDNQPKLKGLFGPNPTVWTLFMFLHFVVVTLFIGALVWMYVNIRLDKSYLFSILTMFFLLITWFVLYFAGRLGRQAGKKEMQKLYFFMKSTLNSVA, from the coding sequence ATGGAAGTCTCAAATGATATTGTTTTACGTCCCCGGTTTTTTCAGGATTTAGATATGCCATCAGAAAAAGCACTTGAAGCTTTTGAAAAAGCAGGTAAGACTTGTCAGGATTTTAAAGTAAGCCGGGTAGACCATCATGTTTTTATTCGTATTCCTAAAGAAGAACAACACTTCTGGTCACCACAACTTCATCTCGAAATTTATGAAGTTGATGATAATCAACCAAAACTTAAAGGACTTTTTGGCCCCAATCCTACAGTATGGACACTTTTTATGTTTCTACATTTTGTAGTGGTAACATTATTTATAGGTGCTCTGGTCTGGATGTATGTTAACATACGCCTGGATAAATCGTATTTATTTTCTATACTCACTATGTTTTTCCTTCTTATCACCTGGTTTGTACTCTACTTTGCGGGGCGTTTGGGAAGACAAGCAGGTAAAAAGGAAATGCAGAAGTTATATTTCTTTATGAAAAGCACTTTAAATTCTGTGGCATGA
- a CDS encoding COG2426 family protein, whose product MIKDIIIAVLWSISPFGEAKVGIPYGMLSGLNIYLVFVLCFLSNVLVFPMMMFFLEKMNTYLLRWTFYKKAAIYVARRAKLGSGTKIQKHEFWGLLLFVMIPIPGTGVYAGSIATYLFKVKKRKAFIANSVGIFFSSVIVWVTTLLTMKGIS is encoded by the coding sequence GTGATTAAGGATATTATTATAGCTGTTTTGTGGAGTATTTCCCCTTTTGGTGAAGCTAAGGTTGGGATTCCTTATGGTATGCTAAGTGGATTAAATATCTACTTGGTATTTGTTTTATGTTTTTTATCTAATGTATTGGTGTTTCCCATGATGATGTTTTTTTTGGAAAAGATGAATACATATTTACTTCGATGGACGTTTTATAAAAAAGCTGCGATATATGTAGCACGAAGAGCAAAATTAGGATCAGGTACTAAAATTCAAAAACATGAATTTTGGGGACTTCTTTTATTTGTTATGATCCCAATTCCTGGTACAGGTGTGTATGCAGGAAGTATTGCTACATATTTATTTAAGGTTAAAAAACGAAAAGCTTTTATCGCAAATAGTGTGGGTATATTTTTCTCTTCTGTTATTGTTTGGGTAACCACATTACTCACTATGAAAGGAATCTCCTAA